In a single window of the Thamnophis elegans isolate rThaEle1 chromosome 8, rThaEle1.pri, whole genome shotgun sequence genome:
- the TTR gene encoding transthyretin: MGPFSLFFFCLATMGYLIEAVPVEPHSSADSKCPLMVKVLDAVRGTPATNLPVKVFKKGEDEAWKEFSSGKTNEFGEIHELITDELFTEGSYKLEFDTSSYWKALGISPFHEYAEVVFTANDSGHRHYTIAALLSPFSYSTTAVVSIPKE; the protein is encoded by the exons ATGGGTcccttttctctgtttttcttttgcttgGCTACAATGGGATATCTCATTGAAGCTGTACCAGTG GAACCCCATAGTTCTGCTGATTCAAAGTGTCCTCTGATGGTGAAAGTCCTTGATGCAGTTCGAGGAACCCCAGCTACCAACCTCCCAGTAAAAGTGTTCAAAAAGGGTGAAGATGAGGCCTGGAAGGAGTTTTCCAGTGG GAAAACAAATGAATTTGGAGAAATCCATGAACTTATCACTGATGAGTTATTTACCGAAGGCTCATACAAGTTGGAATTTGACACCAGCTCATACTGGAAGGCACTTGGCATTTCCCCATTTCATGAGTATGCTGAA gTGGTTTTTACCGCTAATGATTCTGGTCATCGTCATTACACTATTGCTGCTCTTCTCAGTCCCTTTTCTTATTCAACTACAGCTGTTGTCAGTATCCCAAAGGAATAA